A DNA window from Cydia pomonella isolate Wapato2018A chromosome 18, ilCydPomo1, whole genome shotgun sequence contains the following coding sequences:
- the LOC133527749 gene encoding uncharacterized protein LOC133527749, which produces MHMDYEYFKKTQKRIKIDALDMRIDRLIAKYSNVCQADGKLQVHSKMNNSNFTNDSKRNTLTSYTKVPDHKTTRVHAYPLKSDHYFYKFQHSSDSDEENEQCYIRIACHDIDCTSNSNTDSELTLPATNYKRPNKNSAVKSNVKFEDRVKHVNLQTSFTNENSKKSYAEKTTYCRPINNSYDRYFVNDVMKKNAKLQMLLTKYVIRRHREKEKEKWNNYVNNQSFRDWSKQSSPSVYGKPESPLCNDDDTKSKLRQSDSCKEILHDFYDAKDTVFPEYLTEFEKRKRYIASLSNKVVENKQHYFLNISKGRKSCENGEQNDSPHPYRKIIDEPKTANDDQNHSGAQFPKAYQHLKQIKSAGLYHVSIFDTKQSRDVQTHITFGAYNTTNYVTNELDSEFQTTDNEIRAMIKDVNDVENMTTTTENHYAVAEPVYTLKEMSNATKTSIEVLENKLDTLINLFNSFVSDCKTKNMLSDKISTDTFIIDGNQYTADISTLKVENNKKKVSIVGNVMTNTSLCAIDSKLSPSHYLMNMKLNKILHEELDKSNKIRSEIQNMLKTNRSAIELNIDIPTKECSTEVTDSLSKTKLESRSKGVVIEDISYRHIPQRRPPDRRIAVNTEPLGLLTLLRLSTEAVKQVLSFIPDISWYLSRAGRPVRGSNDYVCNICGAAFARPSELGAHILRHDLGQSRDCSICRHTVDRHRPSQLFRCQHCGKLFTRAYCCELHQQCCGHSLRSPPSRALLR; this is translated from the exons ATGCATATGGATTATGAATACTTtaagaaaacgcaaaaaaggATCAAAATCGACGCCCTGGACATGAGAATTGATCGGTTGATAGCCAAATATTCCAATGTTTGTCAAGCCGATGGTAAATTACAAGTCCATTCTAAAATGAATAACAGCAACTTCACAAATGATTCGAAAAGGAATACATTAACTTCATATACGAAAGTCCCAGACCACAAGACCACTCGTGTTCACGCATACCCCCTAAAAAGCGATCACTACTTTTATAAGTTCCAGCATTCAAGTGATTCTGATGAAGAAAATGAACAGTGTTATATTCGAATAGCTTGTCATGATATTGATTGTACTAGTAATTCTAATACTGACAGTGAATTGACTTTACCGGCAACAAATTATAAACGCCCTAATAAAAACTCTGCCGTTAAGTCTAATGTAAAATTCGAGGATCGTGTTAAGCATGTAAACCTGCAAACTTCATTCACCAACGAAAATTCTAAGAAATCCTACGCAGAGAAAACCACATACTGTCGACCTATAAATAACTCGTACGATAGATATTTTGTTAATGATGTGATGAAAAAAAACGCTAAGTTGCAGATGCTTTTAACCAAATATGTAATCAGGCGCCACCGagagaaagaaaaagaaaagtggaataattatgttaataacCAATCTTTTAGAGACTGGTCGAAGCAGTCGTCACCATCTGTGTATGGAAAGCCTGAAAGTCCTTTATGTAACGATGACGATACGAAAAGTAAGTTGCGCCAGTCCGACTCTTGTAAAGAaatattgcatgatttctatgaTGCTAAAGATACAGTGTTTCCAGAGTACCTAACcgaatttgaaaaaagaaaacgCTATATTGCCAGTTTATCAAACAAAGTGGTTGAAAATAAGCAGCATTACTTCCTTAATATATCAAAAGGCAGAAAAAGTTGTGAGAACGGCGAGCAAAATGATAGTCCTCATCCATACCGTAAAATAATTGATGAGCCTAAAACTGCAAATGACGATCAAAACCATTCAGGAGCACAATTTCCTAAGGCGtatcaacatttaaaacaaataaagtcAGCTGGTCTATATCACGTGTCTATTTTTGATACTAAACAAAGCAGAGATGTGCAAACTCACATCACGTTTGGAGCATATAACACTACAAATTATGTCACAAACGAATTAGATTCAGAATTTCAGACTACAGACAATGAGATCCGTGCTATGATAAAAGATGTAAACGATGTGGAAAATATGACTACAACCACAGAAAATCATTATGCGGTAGCAGAACCTGTTTACACTCTTAAGGAGATGAGTAATGCAACTAAGACATCCATAGAAGTTCTCGAGAACAAGCTTGATACACtaataaacttatttaactCATTTGTATCAGATTGTAAAACGAAAAATATGTTGAGtgataaaatatcaacagataCCTTTATAATTGACGGAAACCAATATACAGCTGATATTTCGactttaaaagtggaaaataataagaaaaaagtaAGCATCGTTGGCAACGTTATGACCAACACTTCACTGTGCGCTATAGATTCTAAACTCTCCCCCTCACATTACTTGATGAATATGAAGCTAAACAAAATACTTCACGAGGAACTagataaaagtaacaaaataagaaGCGAAATACAAAACATGTTGAAAACGAACCGATCAGCAAttgaattaaatattgatatacctACGAAAGAATGCTCGACAGAAGTGACGGATTCGCTCTCTAAAACCAAACTAGAGTCTCGAAGCAAAGGCGTAGTTATTGAAGACATTTCATATCGGCATATTCCTCAGCGTAGACCACCCGATCGAAGAATTGCAGTAAATACAGAGCCTCTGGGCTTACTGACATTGCTGAGACTGTCCACAGAGGCTGTAAAACAGGTCCTGTCCTTTATACCAGACATAAGTTGGTATCTTTCAAGAGCCGGTCGCCCTGTGCGTGGCAGCAACGACTACGTGTGCAATATTTGTGGTGCGGCTTTTGCGCGCCCGTCGGAGCTCGGAGCGCACATTTTGCGCCATGATTTGGGTCAAAGCAG AGACTGCAGTATATGCCGCCACACCGTGGACAGACACCGTCCATCCCAGCTGTTCCGGTGCCAGCACTGCGGGAAGCTGTTCACGCGCGCCTACTGCTGCGAGCTGCACCAGCAATGTTGCGGACACAGCTTGCGAAGCCCGCCGAGCCGAGCGCTGCTGCGGTAG